In a single window of the Melioribacteraceae bacterium genome:
- a CDS encoding sulfurtransferase: MEIKSSHNKYLIETNELKELLNNEDIILIDTREPEDYEIEHIPGAINIYDIFTYLAVNETNGYEALAQHFTKKFSEAGITQNKRVVIYEDAMDNGYGRSCRGLFILYFLGHKNVQVLHGGFQAWINCNLPVTKIIPQTTPTEFIPSIDRSIIITKEEMLREIEDSIITILDCRDRAEWVAISSSPYGPDFTPRKGRIPRATWMEWYNTMKYENQIPWFKSPQELRELFKSYGLNEKSNIYVYCFKGARTSNTYMALKMAGFENVKNYLGSWNEWSRDESLPIEKGYPKHK, translated from the coding sequence ATGGAAATTAAGTCATCTCATAATAAATATTTAATCGAAACCAATGAATTAAAGGAATTGCTCAATAATGAGGATATTATCCTAATTGATACTCGCGAACCTGAAGATTATGAAATTGAGCACATCCCGGGGGCAATAAATATTTACGACATATTTACTTATCTGGCAGTTAATGAAACTAATGGTTACGAAGCTCTAGCTCAACATTTTACCAAAAAATTTTCTGAAGCCGGAATTACCCAAAATAAGAGAGTTGTTATATATGAAGACGCGATGGATAATGGATATGGAAGATCGTGCCGCGGGTTATTCATCCTTTATTTCTTGGGACATAAAAATGTACAGGTTTTGCATGGCGGATTTCAAGCTTGGATAAATTGCAATTTACCAGTAACTAAAATTATTCCCCAAACGACTCCCACTGAATTTATTCCAAGTATAGATAGATCAATTATAATTACAAAAGAAGAGATGCTACGTGAAATTGAAGATTCAATAATTACAATATTGGATTGCCGTGATAGAGCCGAATGGGTGGCAATTAGCTCATCTCCCTATGGTCCCGATTTTACACCACGAAAAGGAAGAATTCCCAGGGCAACATGGATGGAATGGTACAATACGATGAAATATGAAAATCAAATCCCCTGGTTCAAATCCCCTCAAGAATTGCGTGAGTTGTTCAAATCTTACGGATTAAATGAGAAAAGTAATATTTACGTTTATTGTTTCAAGGGTGCGCGGACATCCAATACATATATGGCATTAAAAATGGCTGGATTTGAAAACGTTAAAAATTATCTCGGATCATGGAATGAATGGTCGAGAGATGAATCACTCCCTATTGAAAAAGGTTATCCTAAGCATAAATAG
- the queC gene encoding 7-cyano-7-deazaguanine synthase QueC — protein sequence MTRNKTAVVAVSGGMDSCVTAAIANQNYNLAFAHINYGQRTEKRELKAFTDIADYYKVEKRLVIDFSHFAKIGGSSLTDSRLEVTKADLTNKEIPSSYVPFRNANILSACTSWAEILNASAIFIGAVYEDASGYPDCRPQFFEAYEKMIDLGTKPETKIKIETPIIHFSKSEIVKKGLEIGAPLDLTWSCYQNEDEACGVCDSCAFRLRGFAQAGVDDPIMYKVRPKY from the coding sequence ATGACAAGAAATAAAACAGCGGTAGTTGCGGTAAGTGGTGGTATGGATAGTTGTGTAACTGCCGCTATTGCAAATCAAAATTACAATTTGGCGTTTGCGCATATTAATTATGGGCAACGCACCGAAAAACGTGAGTTGAAGGCTTTTACCGATATTGCTGATTATTATAAAGTTGAGAAAAGATTGGTAATTGATTTTTCTCACTTCGCGAAAATCGGCGGTTCCTCTCTAACAGATTCAAGACTTGAAGTTACAAAGGCAGATCTTACAAATAAAGAAATTCCTTCTTCCTACGTTCCATTTAGAAACGCGAATATTTTAAGCGCGTGTACAAGCTGGGCAGAAATTTTAAATGCATCTGCAATATTTATTGGAGCTGTTTATGAAGACGCAAGCGGATATCCGGATTGCCGTCCACAGTTTTTTGAAGCTTATGAAAAAATGATAGATTTAGGAACAAAGCCGGAAACTAAAATAAAAATTGAAACACCAATAATTCATTTTTCGAAAAGTGAGATTGTAAAAAAAGGACTTGAGATTGGCGCTCCGCTTGACTTAACTTGGTCCTGCTATCAAAACGAAGATGAAGCATGCGGTGTGTGCGACAGCTGCGCTTTCCGGCTGCGTGGATTTGCCCAAGCCGGAGTTGATGATCCAATTATGTATAAAGTTAGACCGAAGTATTAA
- a CDS encoding GNAT family N-acetyltransferase, with product MSDKENIIVIRKGTAKDVSIILELIKALADYEKAPHEVIADEKLLTQNLFGDKPYAETLIADYDGEPAGFALFFHNFSTWVGKPGIYLEDLFVKPHLRGKGIGKKLLIQIAKIAVERDCGRFEWAVLDWNEPSIQFYKNLGAKPMDEWTIFRMTEQQIKVLADIVD from the coding sequence ATGAGTGACAAAGAAAATATAATAGTGATAAGAAAAGGTACCGCCAAAGATGTTTCAATTATATTAGAATTAATTAAAGCTCTTGCCGATTATGAAAAAGCTCCTCATGAGGTTATTGCCGATGAAAAATTATTAACACAAAACTTGTTTGGTGACAAACCATATGCCGAAACCTTAATTGCTGATTATGATGGTGAACCTGCCGGATTCGCACTTTTTTTTCACAATTTTTCAACTTGGGTTGGAAAACCGGGAATTTATCTCGAAGATTTATTCGTAAAACCTCATCTACGTGGAAAAGGTATCGGTAAAAAGTTGTTGATTCAGATTGCAAAAATTGCGGTTGAAAGAGATTGCGGCAGATTCGAATGGGCTGTACTCGATTGGAATGAGCCATCAATCCAGTTTTATAAAAATCTTGGCGCGAAACCAATGGATGAATGGACAATATTCCGTATGACTGAACAACAAATAAAAGTATTGGCTGATATTGTAGATTAA
- a CDS encoding tyrosine phenol-lyase, which translates to MAKKLIKRSWAEPFKIKMVEPIKMTTLEQRQKAAKEAGYNTFLLKSEDVYIDLLTDSGTNAMSDYQWAGMMLGDEAYAGSKNFYTLWDNVKKYYGMPYFVPTHQGRAAEHMISKIMIKPGDFIPGNMYFTTTRLHQELAGATFVDVIVDEAHDPQNHYPFKGNIDLNKLEALIKQVGAKKIPYVSMAGPVNMAGGQPFSMENLKDVYKLTQKYGVKLWFDATRATENAYFIKMKEKGYSTKSIASILKEMCSYFDGLWVSAKKDLMVNIGGFLATRNKKVYEEARNMVVVYEGLHTYGGLAGRDMEAMARGIEEMVQFDNVKARIGQVEYCGKQLEKYNIPIVQPYGGHAIFLDAKRFLPHLKQDLFPAQTLASEIYIDSGVRGMERGIVSSGRDPKTGKNRYPKLELVRLTFPRRVYTQAHIDVTVESIAEVFANRKSIKGLKMVYEPKYLRFFQARFAKL; encoded by the coding sequence ATGGCAAAAAAATTAATAAAAAGAAGCTGGGCCGAGCCATTCAAAATTAAAATGGTTGAGCCAATAAAAATGACTACTCTCGAACAAAGACAGAAAGCCGCGAAAGAAGCAGGTTACAATACATTCTTATTAAAATCGGAAGATGTTTATATTGATTTATTAACCGACAGCGGTACAAATGCTATGAGTGATTATCAATGGGCAGGAATGATGCTTGGCGATGAAGCTTATGCAGGAAGCAAAAACTTTTACACACTCTGGGATAATGTTAAAAAATATTATGGTATGCCCTACTTCGTACCTACACATCAAGGGCGCGCCGCTGAACATATGATTTCTAAAATCATGATTAAGCCTGGCGATTTTATTCCCGGTAATATGTACTTCACTACTACCAGACTCCATCAAGAACTTGCGGGCGCAACCTTTGTGGATGTAATTGTTGATGAAGCTCATGATCCTCAAAATCACTATCCATTTAAAGGAAACATTGATCTGAACAAACTTGAAGCGTTAATTAAACAGGTTGGCGCAAAAAAAATTCCTTATGTAAGTATGGCAGGCCCGGTGAATATGGCCGGTGGTCAACCTTTCTCAATGGAAAACTTAAAGGATGTTTACAAGCTAACCCAAAAATATGGCGTTAAACTATGGTTCGACGCGACACGCGCGACCGAAAATGCCTACTTCATTAAAATGAAGGAAAAAGGATATTCCACAAAAAGTATTGCAAGCATTCTTAAAGAAATGTGCTCCTATTTTGATGGACTTTGGGTTTCCGCAAAAAAAGATTTAATGGTTAACATTGGCGGATTTTTAGCTACAAGAAATAAAAAAGTTTATGAAGAAGCCCGCAATATGGTTGTGGTTTATGAGGGTCTTCATACTTATGGCGGATTAGCCGGGCGAGATATGGAAGCTATGGCTCGCGGTATTGAGGAAATGGTTCAGTTCGATAATGTTAAAGCTCGTATCGGTCAAGTTGAGTATTGCGGTAAACAGCTGGAGAAATATAATATTCCAATAGTTCAGCCTTACGGAGGACACGCAATATTTCTCGACGCAAAAAGATTTTTACCTCATCTAAAACAAGATTTATTCCCGGCTCAAACACTCGCTTCCGAAATTTATATCGACAGCGGAGTTCGTGGTATGGAGAGAGGAATTGTATCTTCAGGACGCGATCCCAAAACCGGTAAAAATCGTTATCCTAAACTTGAACTTGTACGTTTAACTTTCCCAAGAAGAGTTTACACTCAAGCTCATATCGACGTAACGGTTGAATCTATTGCCGAAGTGTTCGCAAATCGTAAATCAATTAAAGGACTTAAAATGGTTTATGAGCCAAAATACTTGAGATTTTTCCAGGCAAGATTTGCTAAATTGTAG
- a CDS encoding HD domain-containing protein, whose product MDVEPLKIKEEFIQAKNQIFGDEELLKNSLQFSIKYSLLVEEYVQTVLKGKKLDFAIASVGSFSRRELSPYSDIDMMFISEKVKNDEKLIKECVTMLWDAGIEASHTVREYSDIKRFLEEDLQAFTQFFETRFIQGNEKIYWQWNKKVFDSLNDKHKNRLLQEYFSDTKARHQKYGDSAKVLEPNIKFTAGGLRDLQIIEWIYAIKNGMILNNQEEISQTQFFLNQIKQDGIVIPRAAARLLDSYETLLFARNHVHLLSKHKNDRLEYSFQEKIGHFCGYAGNNWQNFMKKYFEAANIIKRFSGTMLKRFEEEVDSKISDILTIDLDDDFSMKNSIISYKGKDDLNLSTILRAFYYRGLHDARLDETLRSAIIEKVIDIEEEHTVEHTSSVFFREILRLPRNVGKTLMVMNELNVLSAFMKEWKDLIGFFQPGVYHCYTADEHTLIALNNLEKLSGQNNVLGKLFDQIKEKDVLFLSVLFHDIAKPISISGHEIIGGEIANTIMERLGYGFEEIEKVQFLVHHHLTMEQVAFRRNLNDPSTLNNFASIFPDSNHLDLLYLLTYSDLSAVSQVVWTQWKSELLNELYRKTKSMLEDRITGQELLSSNIQEIISGSEIYSENVFREHIESINDLGYLHHFTPEEINQHIDEIEKGTPISVLFKEDGDFTSVTVITRDSDALLSKLCGALAINDLNIHDAKIFTRKDGIVIDSFNVTDFRSGGNVSKERFGKIERDLALAVANELQMINEFNKIKSKWWRLENKLFKRKGKIKIVFEKHEKYTIIDVYSPDRLGLLYQVTKKMHDVGLTIYFAKINTKADDVVDSFYTLDRNGKKISRNDFQLITHELTQTIEEML is encoded by the coding sequence ATGGATGTGGAACCTCTGAAAATAAAAGAAGAATTTATTCAAGCCAAAAATCAAATTTTTGGCGATGAAGAACTTTTAAAAAATTCTCTTCAATTTAGTATTAAGTATAGTCTGCTTGTTGAAGAATATGTTCAGACCGTCCTAAAAGGTAAAAAATTAGATTTTGCGATTGCCTCTGTTGGCAGCTTTAGTAGAAGAGAACTATCCCCGTATTCAGATATAGATATGATGTTCATTTCTGAAAAAGTTAAAAATGATGAAAAGCTGATTAAAGAATGTGTTACAATGTTATGGGATGCAGGTATTGAAGCTTCTCACACCGTGAGAGAGTATTCTGATATAAAAAGATTTCTTGAAGAAGATTTACAAGCCTTCACACAATTTTTTGAAACCCGATTTATACAAGGCAACGAAAAAATTTACTGGCAGTGGAATAAAAAAGTTTTTGATTCTTTAAATGATAAACACAAAAACCGATTATTACAGGAATATTTTTCAGATACAAAAGCACGCCATCAAAAGTATGGCGATTCAGCAAAAGTATTAGAGCCAAATATAAAATTTACCGCTGGCGGATTGCGTGATCTTCAAATTATTGAATGGATTTACGCTATTAAAAATGGGATGATATTAAATAATCAAGAGGAAATTTCTCAAACGCAATTTTTCCTTAATCAAATAAAACAGGATGGAATTGTAATTCCTAGAGCGGCAGCGCGGTTGCTTGATAGTTATGAGACATTATTATTCGCAAGAAATCATGTGCATCTACTATCAAAACATAAAAACGATAGGTTAGAATATTCATTTCAGGAAAAGATTGGGCACTTTTGTGGATATGCTGGAAACAACTGGCAGAATTTCATGAAGAAGTATTTTGAAGCGGCGAATATAATTAAGCGTTTTTCCGGTACCATGCTCAAGAGATTTGAGGAAGAAGTTGATTCAAAAATTTCTGATATCCTCACAATTGATCTTGATGACGATTTCTCGATGAAAAATTCAATTATAAGTTACAAAGGTAAAGATGACCTTAATTTATCCACAATTCTAAGAGCTTTTTATTATCGAGGATTGCACGATGCACGTTTAGACGAGACTCTACGTTCTGCGATAATTGAGAAAGTAATCGACATTGAGGAAGAACATACAGTTGAACATACTTCTTCGGTATTCTTTCGTGAGATTTTACGTTTACCAAGAAATGTTGGTAAAACATTAATGGTTATGAATGAATTAAATGTGCTTAGCGCGTTTATGAAGGAGTGGAAAGATTTAATAGGATTTTTTCAGCCTGGTGTTTATCATTGTTATACGGCAGATGAGCATACTTTAATTGCTCTAAATAACCTTGAAAAATTGTCGGGGCAAAATAATGTTCTCGGTAAATTGTTCGATCAGATCAAGGAGAAAGATGTACTTTTTCTCTCGGTTTTGTTTCATGATATTGCAAAACCAATTAGTATTTCAGGTCACGAAATTATTGGCGGTGAAATTGCGAATACCATAATGGAACGGCTTGGCTACGGTTTCGAAGAAATTGAAAAAGTTCAGTTTTTAGTTCACCACCATTTAACAATGGAACAGGTCGCATTTCGCAGAAATCTCAATGATCCTTCTACACTTAATAATTTTGCGTCAATATTTCCCGATTCTAATCACTTAGATCTTTTGTATCTGTTGACCTACTCCGATTTGTCGGCTGTTTCACAAGTAGTATGGACTCAATGGAAGAGCGAGTTATTAAATGAACTCTACCGCAAAACTAAATCGATGCTTGAAGACAGAATAACCGGGCAAGAATTATTATCATCCAATATTCAAGAAATAATCAGCGGTTCAGAAATTTATTCCGAGAATGTTTTTCGCGAGCATATCGAGTCAATTAATGATCTAGGTTATCTTCATCATTTTACACCGGAAGAGATTAACCAGCACATCGATGAGATCGAAAAAGGAACGCCAATCTCAGTATTATTTAAAGAAGATGGCGATTTTACCTCTGTAACAGTTATAACGCGGGATTCTGATGCATTGCTTTCAAAATTGTGCGGCGCTCTAGCAATTAATGATTTGAATATTCATGACGCTAAAATTTTTACACGCAAAGATGGAATAGTAATAGATAGTTTTAATGTAACCGATTTTAGAAGCGGTGGTAATGTTAGCAAAGAAAGATTTGGTAAAATAGAAAGGGATTTAGCATTGGCGGTAGCTAATGAACTGCAGATGATTAATGAGTTTAATAAAATAAAATCTAAATGGTGGCGGCTTGAAAACAAGCTGTTCAAACGTAAAGGTAAAATAAAAATTGTATTTGAGAAACATGAAAAATATACAATTATTGATGTGTACTCACCAGATAGACTCGGGCTTCTCTATCAAGTCACAAAAAAAATGCACGATGTAGGTTTAACAATCTATTTCGCGAAAATTAATACTAAAGCTGATGATGTAGTAGATTCTTTCTACACACTAGATAGAAACGGGAAAAAAATATCCCGAAATGATTTTCAGCTGATCACTCACGAATTAACTCAAACAATTGAAGAAATGTTATAG
- the leuS gene encoding leucine--tRNA ligase: MKYPFKETEKKWQTIWEEKGVYKTDLSETEKKHYCLVMFIYPSAAKMHIGHWYNYGPTDSYARFKKLRGFNVFEPMGYDAFGLPAENYAIKTGVHPKDSTLKNINDIREMVKHMGGMYDWSAELMTCVPEYYKWNQYLFLKLYERGLAYRKNAPVNWCPSCHTVLAREQVLSDGSCERCGTTVVQKALTQWFFKITDYADELLDGLNKIDWPEKTKLMQQNWIGRSHGTEVDFTIEGLDEKITVFTTRPDTLFGVTYVVLAPEKELVQKITKPEYKEAVNKYIDSIKSLSEVDRTSTVKEKTGVPTGAFAINPVNGEKVPIWIADYVLATYGTGYVMAVPGHDERDFEFATKFNLPIRKVILQDGTNETDELTEAFTETGTMINSGKYNGLNSDIGIEEISKDLETQGLGKRTTNYRLRDWLISRQRYWGTPIPIIHCEKCGEVPVPEDQLPVVLPYDVNFKPDGGSPLAAKSDFINVKCPKCGNNAKRDPDTMDTFVDSSWYYLRYLNPNYTDGMFDTALANKWAPVDTYVGGAEHAVMHLLYARFVHKFLRDIGLVNSDEPFQKLIHQGTITSQGAKMSKSKGNVVDPNSFINEYGADVFRMYMMFMGPYELGGDWSDKGIVGVDRFVQRSYAIFETHKDIARLNPSNDKYIISELNETEKNIYRKVNSTLEKVQTEIDNFHFNTAVAALMELLNELKNLAECKADVKTYILERFAVMIAPLAPHLGEECWNLLGKETSLFEKPIWFNVDPDALTKDNTTIVVQINGKVRSKIDMAVDLPQDEVRAKVFTDEKVKSYTDGKTIVKEIYVQNKIYTIVIK; the protein is encoded by the coding sequence ATGAAATATCCATTTAAAGAAACCGAAAAGAAGTGGCAAACCATCTGGGAAGAAAAAGGGGTTTATAAAACCGATTTATCTGAAACTGAAAAAAAACACTATTGCCTGGTAATGTTTATATATCCATCTGCCGCTAAAATGCATATTGGTCATTGGTATAATTATGGTCCAACCGATTCCTACGCGCGATTTAAAAAATTGAGAGGTTTTAATGTTTTTGAACCAATGGGATACGATGCATTCGGACTTCCGGCAGAGAATTATGCTATTAAAACGGGAGTGCATCCCAAAGATAGCACACTCAAAAATATAAATGATATCCGAGAGATGGTTAAACATATGGGTGGAATGTATGATTGGTCTGCCGAATTAATGACTTGCGTTCCCGAATATTATAAATGGAATCAGTATTTATTTTTAAAATTGTACGAGAGAGGATTAGCATACCGAAAAAACGCGCCAGTAAATTGGTGTCCTTCGTGTCATACAGTTTTAGCCCGCGAGCAGGTTTTAAGTGATGGAAGCTGTGAAAGATGCGGGACAACTGTTGTACAAAAGGCATTGACGCAATGGTTTTTTAAGATTACCGATTATGCCGATGAATTACTAGATGGATTAAACAAAATTGATTGGCCTGAAAAAACTAAATTGATGCAACAGAATTGGATTGGGAGAAGTCATGGTACCGAAGTTGATTTTACAATTGAAGGTTTAGATGAAAAGATTACAGTTTTTACTACTCGGCCCGATACTTTATTTGGTGTAACTTATGTTGTACTTGCGCCGGAAAAAGAATTGGTACAAAAAATTACAAAACCGGAATACAAAGAAGCGGTCAACAAATATATCGACTCAATAAAATCATTGAGCGAAGTTGACAGAACATCAACAGTAAAAGAAAAAACGGGTGTACCGACGGGAGCTTTTGCAATAAATCCGGTTAATGGTGAGAAGGTTCCAATTTGGATTGCTGATTACGTGCTCGCTACTTATGGTACCGGATATGTGATGGCGGTTCCAGGACATGATGAACGTGATTTTGAATTTGCTACAAAGTTTAATTTGCCAATTCGCAAGGTCATTTTACAAGATGGAACAAATGAGACCGATGAATTGACTGAAGCATTTACAGAAACCGGTACAATGATCAATTCCGGAAAATATAATGGATTAAACTCCGATATTGGAATTGAAGAAATCTCGAAAGATTTAGAAACGCAGGGCCTCGGCAAGCGCACAACTAATTATCGTTTGCGCGACTGGCTTATTTCCCGTCAGCGGTACTGGGGAACACCGATTCCAATTATTCATTGTGAAAAATGCGGTGAAGTTCCTGTTCCCGAAGATCAGCTACCTGTTGTTCTTCCTTACGATGTAAATTTTAAACCGGATGGCGGTTCTCCACTTGCCGCTAAATCAGATTTTATAAATGTAAAATGCCCCAAATGTGGAAATAACGCAAAACGTGATCCCGATACTATGGATACATTCGTTGATTCATCATGGTATTACTTGCGTTATCTAAATCCAAATTATACTGATGGAATGTTTGATACAGCCCTCGCAAATAAATGGGCTCCGGTTGATACATATGTTGGCGGCGCTGAACATGCAGTGATGCATTTATTATACGCCAGATTCGTTCATAAATTTTTGCGCGATATTGGTTTGGTAAACAGCGATGAACCTTTTCAAAAATTAATTCATCAAGGTACGATTACCAGTCAAGGCGCAAAGATGTCTAAATCAAAAGGCAATGTTGTCGATCCTAATTCATTTATTAATGAGTATGGTGCCGATGTATTTAGAATGTACATGATGTTCATGGGTCCTTATGAACTTGGTGGTGACTGGAGCGATAAAGGTATTGTTGGAGTTGACCGGTTTGTGCAGAGATCCTATGCAATTTTTGAAACGCACAAGGATATTGCTAGGCTAAATCCTTCTAATGACAAATATATTATCTCTGAATTGAATGAAACGGAAAAGAATATTTATAGAAAAGTAAACTCAACCTTAGAAAAAGTTCAGACTGAGATTGATAACTTTCATTTTAATACTGCAGTTGCCGCATTAATGGAATTATTGAATGAATTAAAAAATTTAGCAGAGTGCAAAGCTGATGTTAAAACATATATATTAGAAAGATTTGCCGTAATGATTGCGCCGCTTGCTCCGCATCTTGGAGAAGAGTGCTGGAACTTACTTGGAAAAGAAACTTCATTATTTGAAAAACCTATATGGTTCAATGTAGATCCTGACGCGTTAACAAAAGATAATACTACGATAGTTGTTCAAATAAATGGTAAAGTTCGTTCGAAAATTGATATGGCAGTAGATCTTCCTCAAGATGAAGTTAGAGCTAAAGTATTTACCGATGAAAAGGTGAAATCATATACTGACGGTAAAACTATAGTTAAAGAAATATATGTGCAAAATAAAATTTATACCATAGTTATTAAATAA
- a CDS encoding threonylcarbamoyl-AMP synthase, giving the protein MEYYELHPINPQIRFINKAVEVLREGGVIIYPTDTVYGIGCDIFNRDALDRVYQIKQDAGTKLFSFICPDLKDIAKYAKVSDYAYKMMKKLLPGPYTFVLQASKEVPKKLWTKRETVGIRIPDHNVALMLAKELGNPIISTSVTNRKGDVLVNPLEIQSIFNNQVDLMLASGALDGNPSSIIDLSGEDPEIIREGAGDVSMFYQI; this is encoded by the coding sequence ATGGAATATTATGAACTTCATCCCATTAATCCACAAATACGTTTTATCAACAAAGCGGTAGAAGTTTTAAGAGAGGGGGGAGTTATTATCTATCCAACCGACACGGTATATGGAATCGGTTGCGACATTTTTAACCGTGATGCACTTGATAGAGTATATCAGATTAAGCAGGATGCCGGAACTAAGTTATTTAGCTTCATCTGTCCGGACTTAAAAGACATAGCTAAATATGCTAAGGTTTCAGATTACGCATATAAAATGATGAAAAAACTTTTACCTGGTCCCTATACTTTTGTTCTTCAAGCATCAAAGGAGGTTCCCAAAAAATTGTGGACCAAACGCGAAACTGTTGGAATTAGAATCCCCGATCATAATGTTGCATTAATGCTAGCCAAAGAACTAGGCAATCCAATTATTAGCACCAGCGTTACAAACCGGAAAGGGGATGTGCTGGTTAACCCTCTGGAGATCCAATCAATTTTTAATAATCAGGTTGATTTAATGCTTGCTTCAGGTGCACTTGATGGCAATCCAAGCAGTATTATAGATTTAAGCGGAGAAGATCCCGAAATTATTCGTGAGGGAGCTGGGGACGTGAGCATGTTTTACCAGATTTAA
- the queF gene encoding preQ(1) synthase produces MSDKTKILVTFPNPNPERDYSIIHYAPEFTSVCPVTGQPDYAEIILEYVADKICVELKSYKFYLQSYRNDGIYFEAVTNRIANDLIKVMKPRYLKIIAKFNTRGGIASDIIVEHKKKSLKAKR; encoded by the coding sequence ATGAGCGATAAAACTAAAATACTGGTAACTTTTCCAAACCCCAACCCGGAAAGAGATTACTCAATAATTCACTACGCTCCGGAGTTTACTTCTGTCTGTCCCGTTACCGGTCAGCCCGATTATGCCGAAATTATTCTGGAATATGTTGCCGATAAAATTTGTGTGGAATTAAAATCCTATAAGTTTTATCTCCAATCATACCGTAATGATGGGATTTACTTTGAAGCCGTAACAAATAGAATAGCTAATGATCTCATTAAAGTAATGAAGCCCCGTTATCTCAAAATAATTGCAAAGTTCAACACCCGCGGAGGAATTGCGTCCGATATTATAGTTGAACATAAAAAGAAATCTTTAAAAGCTAAACGCTAA
- a CDS encoding glutamate racemase, translated as MNFMNKTNPIGFFDSGIGGLTVVKSFLRTMPNENLVYFGDTARVPYGSKSNDTVIEYSLQAANFLLRKNIKLLVVACNTASSVALTELRKFLTIPVIGMIEPGAKLALMETRNKKIGVIGTNATINNKAYSHELKKLNPKLKVFEKACPLFVPLAEEGWTDHKATELIAKEYLSEFKEKDIDTLILGCTHYPILSDIIQKVVGKKVNLVDSGTPSARLVEDYLNGRGIRNQSVHHGQSEFYVSDMPTKFRDIAEKFLGKKISQLHKVELEELTNE; from the coding sequence TTGAATTTTATGAACAAAACAAATCCAATAGGGTTTTTTGATTCCGGAATTGGCGGATTGACTGTTGTAAAATCTTTTTTAAGAACCATGCCGAATGAAAATTTGGTTTATTTTGGAGATACAGCCCGCGTTCCTTACGGTAGTAAATCCAATGATACTGTAATTGAATACTCACTTCAAGCTGCTAATTTTTTATTAAGAAAAAATATTAAACTGCTTGTTGTGGCGTGTAATACAGCTTCCTCTGTTGCTCTAACAGAATTGAGAAAATTTTTAACAATTCCAGTTATTGGCATGATTGAACCGGGGGCCAAATTAGCTCTTATGGAAACGAGGAATAAAAAGATTGGTGTTATTGGTACGAACGCAACAATCAACAACAAAGCATATTCGCATGAATTAAAAAAACTAAATCCAAAATTAAAAGTGTTTGAAAAAGCATGTCCGTTATTTGTACCGCTTGCTGAAGAAGGATGGACAGATCATAAAGCTACAGAACTTATTGCAAAGGAATATTTGTCTGAATTCAAAGAGAAAGATATCGACACACTGATCTTAGGGTGTACCCATTATCCAATACTATCGGATATAATTCAAAAGGTTGTTGGTAAAAAAGTAAATTTAGTTGATAGCGGAACTCCATCAGCCCGGTTAGTAGAAGATTATCTGAACGGGAGAGGAATAAGAAATCAATCAGTGCACCATGGTCAAAGTGAGTTTTATGTAAGTGATATGCCCACAAAATTCCGAGATATAGCGGAAAAGTTTTTAGGAAAAAAGATTTCCCAGCTTCATAAAGTGGAATTAGAAGAATTAACTAACGAGTAA